A part of Rhodamnia argentea isolate NSW1041297 chromosome 8, ASM2092103v1, whole genome shotgun sequence genomic DNA contains:
- the LOC115736769 gene encoding bifunctional protein FolD 1, mitochondrial-like isoform X3 — translation MRGAWVTNWPSLRSKSLRSSSSSSSPSSSSSLSWNLKLLGPILPDVWMMPRPNSNAFRSQSSAANGKTANVINGNSIARAIRSGVANEICRMKETIVKSPGLAIVLVGGRRDSRTFIRVKLKACEEVGITTYVEELPEECTEDEVLRVVSRLNNNPSVNGIIVQLPLPQHVDEERIINFVSPEKDVDGFHPLNMGNLAMKGREPLFIPCAPKSCIELLLRSGVEIMGKRAVVVGRSKIFGLPTSLLLQRHHATVSTVHSFTKDPEHITSEADIVIADVGIPNLIRGSWLKPGAAVVDMGTNQVQETFAMTKQSKLCRPLLLCQEVSDQ, via the exons ATGCGAGGCGCGTGGGTGACGAATTGGCCGTCGCTACGAAGCAAGTCCCTCcgctcatcatcttcttcatcgtctccttcttcgtcttcttcgttgTCTTGGAATTTGAAGCTGCTTGGCCCGATCCTCCCCGACGTTTGGATGATGCCCCGCCCCAACTCCAACGCCTTCCGTTCCCAGTCTTCGG CAGCTAATGGGAAAACTGCTAATGTAATAAATGGGAACTCCATTGCAAGAGCTATTAGATCAGGAGTAGCCAATGAAATTTGCAGAATGAAGGAAACCATTGTAAAATCCCCAGGATTGGCCATTGTGTTGGTTGGTGGAAGAAGGGATTCACGAACTTTTATTCGTGTCAAGTTAAAAGCTTGTGAAGAGGTTGGGATAACGACCTATGTAGAGGAGTTACCTGAAGAATGTACAGAAGATGAAGTTCTGCGCGTTGTTTCCAGATTAAATAACAACCCATCAGTTAATGGTATTATTGTGCAACTCCCTTTACCACAA CATGTGGACGAGGAAAGAATCATCAATTTTGTCAGCCCAGAGAAAGACGTGGATGGCTTCCATCCCCTCAATATGGGAAATCTTGCCATGAAAGGAAGGGAGCCACTTTTTATTCCTTGTGCTCCTAAGAGTTGTATAGAGTTGTTGTTGAGGTCTGGTGTGGAAATCATGGGAAAGAGAGCTGTGGTAGTCGGGAGAAGCAAGATTTTTGGGTTGCCCACTTCTTTGCTGTTGCAG AGGCACCATGCAACGGTCAGCACAGTACATTCTTTCACCAAAGATCCAGAACACATTACAAGTGAAGCCGACATTGTGATTGCTGATGTGGGGATACCCAATTTAATCCGTGGCAGTTGGCTAAAACCGGGAGCTGCAGTAGTGGACATGGGGACCAATCAAGTTCAG GAGACGTTTGCTATGACGAAGCAATCAAAGTTGTGTCGGCCATTACTCCTGTGCCAGGAGGTGTCGGACCAGTGA
- the LOC115736769 gene encoding bifunctional protein FolD 2-like isoform X2 — MRGAWVTNWPSLRSKSLRSSSSSSSPSSSSSLSWNLKLLGPILPDVWMMPRPNSNAFRSQSSANGKTANVINGNSIARAIRSGVANEICRMKETIVKSPGLAIVLVGGRRDSRTFIRVKLKACEEVGITTYVEELPEECTEDEVLRVVSRLNNNPSVNGIIVQLPLPQHVDEERIINFVSPEKDVDGFHPLNMGNLAMKGREPLFIPCAPKSCIELLLRSGVEIMGKRAVVVGRSKIFGLPTSLLLQRHHATVSTVHSFTKDPEHITSEADIVIADVGIPNLIRGSWLKPGAAVVDMGTNQVQDPGIDRGFRITGDVCYDEAIKVVSAITPVPGGVGPVTNSMLLSNTLDSAKRAFGFI, encoded by the exons ATGCGAGGCGCGTGGGTGACGAATTGGCCGTCGCTACGAAGCAAGTCCCTCcgctcatcatcttcttcatcgtctccttcttcgtcttcttcgttgTCTTGGAATTTGAAGCTGCTTGGCCCGATCCTCCCCGACGTTTGGATGATGCCCCGCCCCAACTCCAACGCCTTCCGTTCCCAGTCTTCGG CTAATGGGAAAACTGCTAATGTAATAAATGGGAACTCCATTGCAAGAGCTATTAGATCAGGAGTAGCCAATGAAATTTGCAGAATGAAGGAAACCATTGTAAAATCCCCAGGATTGGCCATTGTGTTGGTTGGTGGAAGAAGGGATTCACGAACTTTTATTCGTGTCAAGTTAAAAGCTTGTGAAGAGGTTGGGATAACGACCTATGTAGAGGAGTTACCTGAAGAATGTACAGAAGATGAAGTTCTGCGCGTTGTTTCCAGATTAAATAACAACCCATCAGTTAATGGTATTATTGTGCAACTCCCTTTACCACAA CATGTGGACGAGGAAAGAATCATCAATTTTGTCAGCCCAGAGAAAGACGTGGATGGCTTCCATCCCCTCAATATGGGAAATCTTGCCATGAAAGGAAGGGAGCCACTTTTTATTCCTTGTGCTCCTAAGAGTTGTATAGAGTTGTTGTTGAGGTCTGGTGTGGAAATCATGGGAAAGAGAGCTGTGGTAGTCGGGAGAAGCAAGATTTTTGGGTTGCCCACTTCTTTGCTGTTGCAG AGGCACCATGCAACGGTCAGCACAGTACATTCTTTCACCAAAGATCCAGAACACATTACAAGTGAAGCCGACATTGTGATTGCTGATGTGGGGATACCCAATTTAATCCGTGGCAGTTGGCTAAAACCGGGAGCTGCAGTAGTGGACATGGGGACCAATCAAGTTCAG GATCCTGGCATTGATCGAGGTTTCCGCATCACAGGAGACGTTTGCTATGACGAAGCAATCAAAGTTGTGTCGGCCATTACTCCTGTGCCAGGAGGTGTCGGACCAGTGACAAACTCTATGCTTCTGTCTAATACTCTCGATTCTGCTAAGCGTGCATTCGGATTCATATGA
- the LOC115736769 gene encoding bifunctional protein FolD 2-like isoform X1 → MRGAWVTNWPSLRSKSLRSSSSSSSPSSSSSLSWNLKLLGPILPDVWMMPRPNSNAFRSQSSAANGKTANVINGNSIARAIRSGVANEICRMKETIVKSPGLAIVLVGGRRDSRTFIRVKLKACEEVGITTYVEELPEECTEDEVLRVVSRLNNNPSVNGIIVQLPLPQHVDEERIINFVSPEKDVDGFHPLNMGNLAMKGREPLFIPCAPKSCIELLLRSGVEIMGKRAVVVGRSKIFGLPTSLLLQRHHATVSTVHSFTKDPEHITSEADIVIADVGIPNLIRGSWLKPGAAVVDMGTNQVQDPGIDRGFRITGDVCYDEAIKVVSAITPVPGGVGPVTNSMLLSNTLDSAKRAFGFI, encoded by the exons ATGCGAGGCGCGTGGGTGACGAATTGGCCGTCGCTACGAAGCAAGTCCCTCcgctcatcatcttcttcatcgtctccttcttcgtcttcttcgttgTCTTGGAATTTGAAGCTGCTTGGCCCGATCCTCCCCGACGTTTGGATGATGCCCCGCCCCAACTCCAACGCCTTCCGTTCCCAGTCTTCGG CAGCTAATGGGAAAACTGCTAATGTAATAAATGGGAACTCCATTGCAAGAGCTATTAGATCAGGAGTAGCCAATGAAATTTGCAGAATGAAGGAAACCATTGTAAAATCCCCAGGATTGGCCATTGTGTTGGTTGGTGGAAGAAGGGATTCACGAACTTTTATTCGTGTCAAGTTAAAAGCTTGTGAAGAGGTTGGGATAACGACCTATGTAGAGGAGTTACCTGAAGAATGTACAGAAGATGAAGTTCTGCGCGTTGTTTCCAGATTAAATAACAACCCATCAGTTAATGGTATTATTGTGCAACTCCCTTTACCACAA CATGTGGACGAGGAAAGAATCATCAATTTTGTCAGCCCAGAGAAAGACGTGGATGGCTTCCATCCCCTCAATATGGGAAATCTTGCCATGAAAGGAAGGGAGCCACTTTTTATTCCTTGTGCTCCTAAGAGTTGTATAGAGTTGTTGTTGAGGTCTGGTGTGGAAATCATGGGAAAGAGAGCTGTGGTAGTCGGGAGAAGCAAGATTTTTGGGTTGCCCACTTCTTTGCTGTTGCAG AGGCACCATGCAACGGTCAGCACAGTACATTCTTTCACCAAAGATCCAGAACACATTACAAGTGAAGCCGACATTGTGATTGCTGATGTGGGGATACCCAATTTAATCCGTGGCAGTTGGCTAAAACCGGGAGCTGCAGTAGTGGACATGGGGACCAATCAAGTTCAG GATCCTGGCATTGATCGAGGTTTCCGCATCACAGGAGACGTTTGCTATGACGAAGCAATCAAAGTTGTGTCGGCCATTACTCCTGTGCCAGGAGGTGTCGGACCAGTGACAAACTCTATGCTTCTGTCTAATACTCTCGATTCTGCTAAGCGTGCATTCGGATTCATATGA